In Bacteroidota bacterium, a single genomic region encodes these proteins:
- a CDS encoding glycosyltransferase family 1 protein, whose amino-acid sequence MQNKQLHIVSFNVPFPANYGGVIDVYHKIRCLHQLGVKVHLHCFEYGREEAPELDEICASVNYYPRKSGILYSLHFLPFIVLTRKSDALVNNLMKDDFPIILEGLHCCYLLDDARLLKRFKVFRESNIEHEYYYHLFMAETKLWQKIFYYLESLKLKRFEKIVAHAQLMLIVSQSDTDYFKKNYPTKRVEYLPSFHPNDAVESLAGKGEYILYHGNLAVSENYLAAAYILKEIASKSNRQFIIAGLNPSKEIVKQASLLTNVTLIANPDDAQMKRLVQEAHINMLLTFQETGLKLKLLNVLYSGRFCLVNTEMLAGTGLASLCEIGANPQEMIAKIEFLFTQEFEVTAIEKRKMELNKNYSNAANAEKLMSLVF is encoded by the coding sequence TTGCAAAATAAACAACTTCACATTGTATCCTTTAATGTTCCGTTTCCGGCTAATTATGGCGGTGTAATTGATGTGTACCATAAAATACGTTGCCTGCACCAATTGGGTGTAAAAGTACATTTGCATTGTTTTGAATACGGTAGAGAAGAGGCTCCTGAATTGGATGAAATTTGTGCTTCCGTAAATTATTATCCACGCAAAAGTGGAATTCTGTATAGCCTTCATTTTCTTCCTTTTATCGTGCTAACTCGAAAATCAGATGCTTTAGTTAACAATTTAATGAAAGATGATTTTCCTATTATTTTGGAAGGGTTGCACTGTTGTTACCTTTTAGACGATGCCCGCTTGCTGAAAAGATTTAAAGTTTTTAGAGAAAGCAATATTGAACACGAATATTATTACCATTTATTTATGGCGGAAACTAAATTGTGGCAAAAAATATTCTACTATTTGGAAAGTTTAAAATTAAAGCGTTTTGAAAAAATTGTTGCTCATGCGCAATTGATGCTAATCGTTTCACAAAGTGATACGGATTATTTTAAAAAAAATTACCCCACTAAACGAGTGGAATACCTTCCTAGTTTTCACCCCAATGATGCCGTAGAATCTCTTGCAGGGAAAGGAGAGTATATACTTTATCATGGCAACCTGGCAGTATCCGAAAATTACCTTGCTGCTGCTTATATCCTCAAGGAAATTGCTTCTAAAAGCAATCGACAATTCATTATAGCCGGATTAAACCCATCAAAAGAGATAGTAAAACAAGCTTCCCTTCTAACGAATGTAACTTTGATTGCCAATCCGGATGATGCCCAAATGAAGCGATTGGTGCAAGAAGCACACATTAATATGCTGCTCACTTTTCAGGAAACCGGTTTAAAACTTAAACTTTTAAACGTATTGTATAGTGGCAGATTTTGCCTTGTAAATACTGAAATGCTTGCCGGAACCGGCTTGGCTTCACTGTGCGAAATTGGAGCTAATCCACAGGAAATGATTGCCAAAATAGAATTTTTATTTACTCAAGAATTCGAAGTTACTGCCATTGAAAAACGCAAAATGGAATTGAATAAAAACTATTCAAATGCCGCAAATGCTGAAAAATTGATGTCCCTGGTCTTTTAG
- a CDS encoding NAD(P)-binding domain-containing protein produces MKKIGILGTGTVGKTIGSALIKLGYEVKMGSRTADNASAKEFAEANGPNAFHGTFAEAAQFSSIIMNCTMGMASLQALELAGKENLKGKTLIDISNPLDFSKGMPPSLSVCNTDSLGEQIQRAFPDLNVVKTLNIVNCEIMVNPAKTGGVPTMFVCANNATAKNETISLLTEFGWNDIIDLGDITNARGMEMLLPIWVRTYVATKNGYFGFKVIR; encoded by the coding sequence ATGAAAAAAATCGGCATCCTTGGAACCGGAACAGTAGGAAAAACAATCGGTTCGGCACTAATTAAATTAGGTTATGAAGTAAAAATGGGTTCGCGCACCGCAGACAATGCAAGTGCAAAAGAATTTGCAGAAGCTAATGGACCAAATGCGTTCCATGGCACTTTTGCGGAAGCTGCTCAGTTTTCAAGTATTATAATGAATTGCACCATGGGTATGGCTTCCTTACAAGCCCTTGAATTAGCAGGCAAGGAAAACTTAAAAGGAAAAACACTTATTGATATCAGCAATCCTTTAGATTTTTCAAAAGGAATGCCGCCCAGTTTATCGGTATGCAATACTGATTCGTTAGGTGAACAAATTCAACGCGCTTTCCCGGATTTAAATGTGGTGAAAACGCTCAACATTGTAAATTGCGAAATTATGGTAAACCCTGCAAAAACAGGCGGAGTGCCAACCATGTTTGTTTGCGCTAATAATGCTACTGCAAAAAATGAAACCATTTCACTATTAACTGAATTTGGATGGAACGACATTATTGATTTGGGCGATATCACTAATGCTCGGGGAATGGAAATGCTGTTACCGATATGGGTGAGAACTTATGTAGCTACAAAAAATGGTTATTTTGGCTTTAAGGTGATTCGCTAA
- the murB gene encoding UDP-N-acetylmuramate dehydrogenase, whose product MTLIENQSLKKYNTFGIEATARYFLELNTKEEISEFIHTPKFKNTSQLILGGGSNLLFTKNFDGIVLKNNLKGIELIEETPEYIFVKSAAGELWHNFVSFCIQHNYAGIENLSLIPGCVGASPMQNIGAYGVEIKDVFHSLEAIQLSDASIHNFSKNECEFGYRESVFKRKLKNQFMISSVTFRLNKIPKFNTSYGAIETEMEQMHVKEVTIAAISAAVCNIRRSKLPNPSEIGNAGSFFKNPVVPTVQFENIKQAFPNIVGYRNSDTETKLAAGWLIEQCGWKGFRKGDAGVHKNQALVLVNYKDATGAQILDLSQEIMDSVQTKFGVALEREVNII is encoded by the coding sequence ATGACACTAATCGAAAATCAATCGCTCAAAAAATACAACACATTTGGAATTGAAGCTACAGCGCGTTATTTCCTAGAATTGAATACAAAGGAAGAAATTTCCGAGTTTATTCATACACCAAAATTTAAGAACACTTCTCAATTAATCCTTGGCGGAGGAAGCAACTTATTGTTCACAAAGAATTTTGATGGCATTGTTTTAAAAAATAATTTGAAAGGAATTGAACTGATTGAAGAAACACCAGAATATATTTTTGTAAAATCGGCAGCCGGTGAGCTCTGGCATAATTTTGTCAGCTTTTGCATACAACACAACTATGCAGGTATTGAAAACCTTTCATTGATTCCCGGCTGTGTGGGCGCTAGTCCGATGCAAAATATTGGAGCTTATGGAGTTGAAATAAAAGATGTATTTCATAGCTTAGAAGCCATTCAGCTCAGCGATGCAAGTATTCATAATTTTTCAAAAAACGAGTGCGAATTTGGCTACAGAGAAAGCGTTTTTAAACGAAAACTAAAGAACCAGTTTATGATTAGCTCCGTTACCTTCCGATTAAACAAAATTCCGAAATTTAACACGAGTTACGGAGCCATCGAAACGGAAATGGAACAAATGCATGTGAAGGAGGTTACAATTGCAGCAATTAGTGCAGCTGTTTGCAATATAAGACGCAGCAAATTACCCAACCCTTCCGAAATTGGGAATGCAGGTAGTTTTTTTAAAAATCCGGTTGTTCCCACTGTGCAATTTGAAAATATAAAACAAGCCTTTCCGAATATTGTTGGATATAGAAACTCAGACACTGAAACAAAATTAGCAGCAGGCTGGCTAATTGAACAGTGTGGATGGAAAGGTTTTCGAAAAGGTGATGCAGGTGTGCATAAAAATCAAGCACTTGTATTGGTAAACTACAAAGATGCAACAGGTGCTCAAATTTTAGATTTATCGCAAGAAATAATGGATTCGGTGCAAACCAAATTTGGGGTTGCACTCGAAAGAGAAGTAAATATTATTTAA
- a CDS encoding MarR family transcriptional regulator has product MTKSISEAIVQTKFRNEFHKAYVALAYAFNQLNYAHQGFFKEYDITMQQFNVLRILRGQYPNVCNLLLIKERMLDKMSDVSRIIERLRIAGYVERCLNEKNRREVEIKISKSGLKLLAKIDQQIDDLEAPMHQLTVKEAKELTKLLEKIIQ; this is encoded by the coding sequence ATGACAAAATCAATTTCTGAAGCAATCGTTCAAACTAAGTTTCGTAATGAGTTTCATAAAGCATATGTTGCCTTAGCTTATGCTTTTAATCAGCTGAATTATGCACACCAAGGATTTTTTAAGGAGTACGACATAACAATGCAACAATTTAACGTGCTGCGCATTTTAAGAGGTCAGTATCCCAATGTTTGCAACTTATTGCTGATTAAGGAACGCATGTTGGATAAAATGAGTGATGTGTCGCGAATCATAGAAAGACTAAGAATTGCGGGATATGTTGAACGTTGCTTAAATGAAAAAAACAGAAGAGAAGTGGAAATTAAAATTTCAAAAAGTGGCTTAAAATTGCTTGCAAAAATTGATCAACAAATTGATGATTTAGAAGCTCCAATGCATCAGTTAACCGTTAAGGAAGCGAAAGAATTAACAAAACTCCTTGAAAAAATAATTCAATGA
- the dnaE gene encoding DNA polymerase III subunit alpha, which produces MDFSHLHVHTQFSLLDGAADISKLFKKAKADNMKAMAITDHGNMFGVFKFVAEAGKHGVKPIVGCEFYVVEDRHKKQFTKEARDVRYHQLFLAKNPEGYANLSRLCSMGYIEGMYSKWPRIDKELILKYHKGLIATTCCLGAEVPRTIMQKGEAEGEKVFKWWLDLFGEDYYIELQRHDIDDQNTVNEVLLRWAVKYSVKVIASNDSHYVDQQDYNAHDILLCVNTGDMQSTPKATDEEGGKGYRFGFPNDQFYFKSTAEMTALFHDVPQAIDNTNEIVDKIEHLKLKRDILVPHFPIPQGFIDADDYLHHLTFEGAHKRYSDMSAEIEERLNFELHTIKTMGFPGYFLIVADFIKAGRDLGVLIGPGRGSAAGSAVAYCIGITNIDPIKYKLLFERFLNPERKSMPDIDTDFDDVGRQKVLDYVIDKYGKNQVAQIINYGTMAAKSAIKDVARVMDLHLSESVALTKLVPDRPGTTLEEAFKSVPELEAIRQGNDLRAQVLKEAIKLEGSVRNTGIHASAVIIAPDDLMNYIPLSVAKDANLWVTQFDGKVIEDAGLLKMDFLGLKTLTIIKNAIQLIEENHGIRIDPDLIPLDDKKTYELFQRGDTISIFQFESPGMQKHLKDLKPDKFEDLIAMNALYRPGPMEYIPTFIKRKHGLEKIKYDFDVTEDLLSETYGVTVYQEQVMLLSQRLAGFSKGDADVLRKAMGKKQIAVLQEMKSKFLAGCQSNGHDTKVAEKVWTDWEAFASYAFNKSHATCYSFVAFQTAYLKAHYPAEYMAATLDSQGNIESISFFMEECRNMNLPVLGPDINESNFKFSVNKKGEIRIGLGALKGVGEAAVLDIVAERKANGPFATIFDLTRRVNLRSANKKTFESLALSGAFDCFKEAHRAQYFFSENGNENNFLEKVVRYGNNVQEGKNAAQHSLFGDSAEDAQIPEPAIPVCEPWGPMEKLHREKEVIGMFISGHPLDSFSVEMGFCSNTLTDLSDLPKWRNKDVTLAGMVTAVNHRVSKTGNPFGNFTLEDYSGSFQFTLFSESYLKMKHFLVPNSFLFLSGKVDLRWKTTDQFEFKINQIQLLSDVRDKKIKSVTLQVSLSDLSDGLVNEVNEIIHKNPGNVNLKFNISEPTEKISIEMLSKKFKVSPNNDFLEHLKGIKGLKYSLN; this is translated from the coding sequence ATGGATTTTTCTCACTTGCATGTGCATACCCAGTTTTCGCTCTTGGATGGTGCTGCGGATATTTCAAAATTATTTAAAAAAGCAAAAGCCGACAACATGAAAGCCATGGCAATTACCGACCATGGAAATATGTTTGGGGTATTTAAGTTTGTTGCAGAAGCAGGTAAGCATGGAGTAAAACCAATTGTTGGATGTGAGTTTTATGTGGTTGAAGACCGCCATAAAAAGCAATTTACGAAGGAAGCTCGTGATGTGCGTTATCACCAATTGTTTCTTGCAAAAAATCCGGAAGGGTATGCCAACTTATCTCGTTTGTGTTCGATGGGTTATATTGAAGGCATGTACAGTAAATGGCCTCGAATCGACAAAGAACTAATTTTAAAATACCACAAAGGATTAATTGCCACCACCTGCTGCCTTGGTGCTGAAGTGCCGCGAACAATAATGCAAAAGGGAGAAGCCGAAGGGGAGAAGGTGTTTAAATGGTGGCTTGATTTGTTTGGTGAGGATTATTATATCGAATTACAAAGGCATGATATAGATGATCAAAATACAGTGAATGAAGTATTGCTGAGATGGGCAGTCAAGTATAGTGTTAAAGTTATTGCAAGCAACGATTCACATTATGTGGATCAGCAGGATTACAATGCCCACGATATTTTGCTGTGTGTTAATACCGGCGATATGCAAAGCACTCCTAAAGCAACCGATGAAGAAGGGGGTAAAGGATATCGTTTTGGATTTCCTAACGATCAATTTTATTTTAAGTCAACCGCTGAAATGACGGCCTTGTTTCACGATGTGCCGCAAGCCATTGATAATACAAATGAAATTGTAGATAAAATAGAGCATTTAAAATTGAAGCGCGATATTTTAGTTCCACACTTTCCCATTCCTCAAGGGTTTATTGATGCCGATGATTATTTGCATCACCTCACATTTGAAGGGGCTCATAAGCGCTACAGCGACATGAGTGCCGAAATAGAAGAGCGCTTGAATTTCGAATTGCATACCATCAAAACAATGGGATTTCCGGGCTACTTTTTAATTGTAGCCGATTTTATAAAGGCGGGACGCGATTTGGGGGTATTGATTGGTCCCGGCCGGGGTTCTGCAGCCGGATCGGCAGTGGCTTATTGCATTGGCATTACCAATATAGATCCAATAAAGTATAAATTACTATTTGAGCGCTTTTTAAATCCGGAGCGTAAGAGTATGCCCGATATTGATACGGATTTTGATGATGTGGGACGTCAAAAAGTGCTGGATTATGTAATTGATAAGTATGGCAAAAATCAAGTAGCTCAAATTATTAATTACGGTACAATGGCCGCAAAATCGGCTATTAAGGATGTTGCCCGAGTTATGGATTTGCATTTGAGCGAGTCTGTAGCGCTTACGAAATTGGTTCCGGATCGGCCGGGAACTACATTGGAAGAGGCATTTAAATCGGTTCCCGAATTGGAAGCTATCCGCCAAGGAAATGACCTACGTGCACAAGTTTTAAAGGAAGCGATAAAATTAGAAGGCTCTGTAAGAAATACGGGCATTCACGCATCGGCAGTAATTATTGCGCCCGACGATTTGATGAATTATATACCTTTAAGTGTTGCCAAAGACGCTAATTTGTGGGTGACTCAATTTGATGGAAAAGTTATTGAAGATGCCGGTTTGCTGAAGATGGACTTTTTAGGACTTAAAACCTTAACCATCATAAAAAATGCCATTCAACTCATTGAAGAAAATCACGGAATTAGAATTGATCCGGATTTAATTCCCTTGGACGATAAAAAAACCTATGAACTTTTTCAACGTGGAGATACCATCAGTATTTTCCAGTTTGAAAGTCCGGGTATGCAAAAGCACTTAAAAGACCTTAAGCCCGATAAGTTTGAGGATTTAATTGCTATGAATGCCTTGTATCGACCGGGCCCTATGGAGTATATTCCAACATTTATTAAGCGTAAGCATGGGCTCGAGAAGATTAAATATGATTTTGATGTTACGGAAGATTTACTCAGTGAAACCTACGGTGTAACGGTTTATCAAGAGCAAGTGATGTTGCTTTCTCAGCGTTTAGCCGGATTTAGCAAAGGCGATGCGGATGTGTTGCGCAAAGCCATGGGTAAAAAGCAAATCGCGGTGCTTCAGGAAATGAAAAGTAAATTTTTAGCCGGCTGCCAAAGCAATGGGCACGATACCAAAGTAGCCGAAAAAGTGTGGACAGATTGGGAAGCATTTGCCAGTTATGCTTTTAATAAAAGTCATGCTACCTGTTATTCTTTTGTTGCCTTTCAAACGGCTTATTTAAAGGCGCATTATCCGGCTGAATACATGGCTGCTACTTTAGATAGTCAAGGTAATATTGAGAGCATTTCTTTCTTTATGGAAGAGTGTCGCAACATGAATTTACCGGTATTGGGACCGGATATAAACGAGAGTAATTTTAAATTTTCGGTAAATAAAAAAGGCGAAATTCGAATTGGACTGGGCGCTTTAAAAGGGGTAGGAGAGGCAGCTGTTTTGGATATTGTTGCGGAGCGTAAAGCAAATGGACCCTTTGCTACTATTTTTGATTTAACACGTAGAGTTAATTTACGTTCTGCCAATAAAAAAACCTTCGAAAGTCTCGCGCTTTCTGGTGCATTCGATTGCTTTAAAGAAGCCCATCGTGCGCAGTATTTTTTCAGTGAAAACGGAAACGAAAATAATTTTTTAGAGAAAGTGGTGCGTTATGGGAACAATGTGCAAGAGGGAAAAAACGCTGCACAGCATTCCTTGTTTGGTGACTCTGCAGAGGATGCGCAAATTCCGGAACCCGCAATTCCCGTGTGTGAACCTTGGGGCCCAATGGAAAAACTGCATCGCGAAAAGGAAGTTATAGGAATGTTTATTTCGGGCCACCCCTTGGATAGTTTTAGTGTAGAAATGGGTTTTTGCTCCAATACACTTACCGATCTTTCTGATTTGCCTAAATGGAGAAATAAAGATGTAACCCTTGCCGGGATGGTAACGGCTGTGAATCACAGGGTTTCTAAAACCGGAAATCCTTTTGGTAATTTTACCTTGGAGGATTATTCAGGAAGTTTTCAGTTTACACTTTTTTCGGAAAGTTATTTGAAAATGAAGCACTTTTTAGTCCCAAATTCATTTCTGTTTTTGAGTGGTAAAGTGGATTTACGATGGAAAACTACGGATCAGTTTGAATTTAAAATTAACCAAATCCAATTGTTAAGCGATGTGCGCGACAAGAAAATTAAATCAGTAACACTTCAGGTTAGTTTATCTGATTTATCGGATGGTTTAGTGAATGAAGTAAACGAAATAATTCATAAGAACCCTGGTAATGTAAATCTTAAATTTAACATTTCAGAACCCACCGAAAAGATTTCGATTGAAATGCTTTCTAAGAAATTTAAGGTAAGCCCTAACAATGATTTTTTAGAGCATTTAAAAGGTATTAAAGGCTTGAAATACTCCTTAAATTAA
- a CDS encoding YceI family protein: MKRIMLSAALLGGMLVSATAKPDATAWAVDKSHSNVNFTVTHMMVTEVDGKFKVYDGTILSTNDDFSDAQFNFTVDVNSVNTDDEKRDGHLKSDDFFNAEKFPQMKFKSTSFKKVSGKKYVLEGELTIRDVTKKVKFDVTYNGTGKNPWGMTVAGFKASTTINRMDYNLKWNKTLEAGGVLVSEDVVVSINMEMVKSK, encoded by the coding sequence ATGAAAAGAATAATGTTAAGTGCCGCTCTATTGGGCGGAATGCTAGTATCAGCAACAGCAAAACCGGATGCTACAGCTTGGGCAGTAGACAAATCGCATTCAAATGTGAACTTTACAGTTACACACATGATGGTAACTGAAGTGGATGGTAAATTCAAAGTGTATGATGGAACAATTCTATCAACAAACGATGATTTTAGTGATGCTCAGTTTAATTTTACTGTGGACGTTAACAGTGTAAACACCGATGATGAAAAACGCGATGGCCACTTAAAGTCGGACGATTTTTTTAATGCTGAAAAATTTCCGCAAATGAAATTTAAAAGTACTTCTTTCAAAAAAGTATCCGGAAAAAAATACGTTTTGGAAGGTGAGCTTACGATTCGTGATGTAACCAAAAAAGTGAAATTTGATGTTACTTACAACGGAACAGGTAAAAATCCATGGGGAATGACAGTAGCGGGTTTTAAAGCTAGCACAACTATAAATCGTATGGATTATAACTTAAAGTGGAATAAAACATTAGAAGCAGGAGGAGTATTGGTTAGTGAAGATGTAGTGGTAAGTATTAATATGGAAATGGTTAAAAGCAAATAA
- a CDS encoding glycosyltransferase: MKTAIVSVINDLATDQRVHKTCMCLHEQGFEVLLVGRQLKGSLAVNDRVYATHRMNLFFTKGVFFYLEYTFKLFFYLLFKRPHLLVSNDLDTLLPNYLISKIKRVDLVYDTHEYFCYVPELIHRPLKQKTWLALEKWIFPKLKTIITVNDSIAQVYEREYGKKLHVIKNVPARKNFTSVSLQKTKEELGLPANKKIVILQGAGINVNRGAEEAIEAMLHVSDAVFLIVGGGDVVEELKLKVLLLNLETKVFFIKKIPFAEMLQYTRIADIGISLDKDNSPNYSFSLPNKLFDYFHSGIAVLVTPLIEIKRIMEEFNSGEMIESHDPKHIAAKINFMLASEEKMKEWKANAKLAAEKYCWENEEKKLIEIYRPFAK; this comes from the coding sequence GTGAAAACTGCAATTGTATCTGTTATTAATGATTTAGCTACCGATCAAAGGGTGCATAAAACCTGCATGTGTCTGCACGAGCAAGGGTTTGAAGTGTTACTCGTAGGTCGTCAGTTAAAGGGAAGTTTAGCTGTTAATGATCGCGTGTATGCTACACACCGTATGAATTTGTTTTTTACTAAGGGGGTTTTCTTTTATCTCGAATATACGTTTAAGTTATTTTTTTACCTCCTATTTAAAAGGCCGCATCTGTTGGTTTCAAATGACTTGGATACCTTACTGCCTAATTATTTAATCTCAAAAATAAAGCGAGTCGATTTAGTTTACGATACGCATGAGTATTTTTGTTACGTACCCGAATTAATACATCGTCCGCTCAAGCAAAAAACTTGGTTAGCTTTAGAGAAATGGATTTTCCCCAAACTCAAAACGATCATTACCGTTAACGATTCCATTGCTCAGGTGTATGAAAGGGAATATGGAAAAAAATTGCATGTAATTAAAAATGTCCCTGCACGTAAAAATTTTACTTCTGTTTCATTACAAAAAACAAAGGAAGAATTAGGCCTTCCAGCGAATAAAAAAATTGTGATTTTACAAGGTGCGGGTATTAATGTGAATCGTGGTGCCGAAGAAGCAATTGAAGCAATGCTACACGTTAGCGACGCGGTTTTTTTAATAGTTGGCGGCGGCGATGTGGTGGAAGAACTTAAACTAAAAGTGCTCTTGTTGAATTTGGAAACAAAAGTGTTTTTTATTAAAAAAATTCCTTTTGCTGAAATGCTTCAATATACACGTATTGCAGATATTGGAATTTCTTTGGATAAAGACAATAGCCCAAATTATAGTTTTAGTTTGCCAAATAAACTGTTCGATTATTTTCATTCCGGAATTGCGGTACTGGTGACTCCTTTAATTGAGATAAAGCGCATTATGGAGGAGTTTAACAGCGGTGAAATGATAGAAAGTCATGACCCAAAACACATTGCCGCAAAGATTAATTTTATGCTTGCTTCCGAAGAAAAGATGAAAGAATGGAAAGCAAATGCTAAACTTGCAGCCGAAAAATATTGTTGGGAAAACGAAGAGAAAAAATTGATTGAAATCTACCGGCCTTTTGCAAAATAA
- a CDS encoding LTA synthase family protein codes for MALIFFVNLVDIYYFSQYGTRLNMMVSEGVQRYAIIFTLIWKSYPVLRIFGIYGIGVFIFIKLHKRIFQQIKAAEPAHWKWIPLNTLLLFTFTFFYYGPPFWFLTSFSSSTAANQMASNGVYTFIKAIDQKNIFDRDIAAYEFTTLDSALKGLRAAIIKPDEKSESDYYPSLRSFTASPTAKQKNVVIIMMESFAARNIGCLNGKLLSPNFDRFAKQGLLFTSCFASGVRTQHGLTAVIGSFPPLLGSSLIRRKGFIEFSTLGNIFENAGYSTHFYHNGHGSYGDTDFFLKQGGFKTFLDEKDFKTWHFRNELGVSDDDLFEKIYPEIWSNDGKPKLSLILTMSNHAPHELPADFIESHPETKMLDKKEATFLYSDYALGKFLDKCQQHPDFKNTLFLIIADHGEIYEDADFGFKLFHIPALLLNTSRGNGTITSICSQIDFAPTLLYETGYTGNFNCLGQNLFDKNYRAFAFSKDYESQITLCENDIAMQWDMRTNAPKYFKIDDTKHLKLNEQIPNKEKMELKHFAENYLQSISYIYRNGRYRLDAHN; via the coding sequence TTGGCATTAATATTCTTTGTAAACTTAGTCGACATTTATTATTTTAGTCAATACGGAACACGCCTCAATATGATGGTATCGGAAGGTGTTCAGCGCTATGCTATTATTTTTACTTTAATTTGGAAATCGTATCCTGTGTTGCGCATTTTTGGGATTTATGGGATAGGAGTTTTTATTTTTATTAAATTACATAAACGTATTTTTCAGCAAATTAAAGCTGCTGAACCGGCGCACTGGAAATGGATTCCACTGAATACCTTATTGCTTTTCACCTTCACCTTTTTTTATTATGGACCTCCTTTTTGGTTTCTTACCTCATTTAGCAGCAGCACCGCAGCGAATCAAATGGCAAGTAACGGTGTGTACACTTTTATTAAGGCCATTGATCAAAAGAACATTTTTGACAGAGACATTGCGGCTTATGAATTTACAACTCTTGATAGCGCCTTAAAAGGCTTGCGTGCAGCCATTATAAAACCGGATGAAAAATCAGAAAGCGACTATTATCCAAGCTTAAGAAGCTTTACAGCGTCACCAACGGCTAAACAAAAGAACGTGGTTATTATTATGATGGAAAGCTTTGCAGCGCGCAACATTGGTTGCCTAAATGGAAAATTACTATCACCAAACTTCGATCGGTTTGCCAAACAAGGATTGCTATTTACAAGTTGCTTTGCAAGTGGAGTGCGCACACAGCATGGGCTTACGGCTGTGATTGGCTCATTTCCACCCTTATTAGGGAGCAGTTTAATTCGGCGCAAGGGGTTTATTGAATTCAGTACCTTAGGAAATATTTTTGAAAATGCAGGATACTCCACGCACTTTTATCACAATGGACATGGCAGTTACGGGGATACCGATTTCTTTTTAAAGCAAGGCGGATTTAAAACATTTTTGGATGAAAAGGATTTTAAAACCTGGCATTTTAGGAATGAATTGGGCGTGAGTGATGATGATTTATTCGAAAAAATTTATCCGGAAATTTGGAGCAATGATGGAAAACCCAAACTCTCCTTAATTCTAACCATGAGCAATCACGCCCCTCACGAATTGCCTGCTGATTTTATTGAAAGTCATCCGGAAACAAAAATGCTTGACAAAAAAGAAGCAACATTTTTATATTCGGATTATGCACTCGGAAAATTTTTAGACAAGTGCCAACAACATCCGGATTTTAAGAATACCCTTTTTTTAATTATTGCTGATCACGGGGAGATATATGAGGATGCTGATTTTGGGTTTAAATTATTCCATATCCCGGCGTTACTTTTGAACACCTCTCGCGGTAACGGAACAATTACATCAATTTGCTCTCAAATTGACTTTGCGCCAACCCTTCTTTACGAAACAGGCTATACTGGAAATTTTAATTGTTTGGGACAAAACCTATTCGACAAAAATTATCGTGCATTTGCTTTTAGTAAAGATTATGAATCTCAAATAACCTTATGTGAAAATGACATTGCGATGCAATGGGATATGCGAACAAATGCACCAAAGTATTTCAAAATAGATGATACCAAACACCTAAAGTTGAACGAGCAAATTCCGAACAAAGAAAAAATGGAGCTGAAACATTTTGCAGAAAATTACCTTCAATCTATCTCCTACATCTATCGAAATGGAAGATATCGTTTGGATGCGCATAATTAA
- a CDS encoding ATP-binding cassette domain-containing protein, which translates to MGMDTVIEIKNVSVFQKSNLVLTDVNIEIDKGEFVYLIGETGSGKSSLLKILYGELHLNEGIGKVSGFDLKALKIKEVPFLRRKLGIVFQDFQLLSDRSVNENLLFVMRATGWVDKTKMQERCQEVLNKVGLGTKGFKMPHELSGGEQQRVSIARALVNDPEIILADEPTGNLDPKTSEEIMTLLFEICKTGRAILMATHDYSLFKKFPSRTIKCEAGRIVDSKISVAGML; encoded by the coding sequence ATGGGAATGGATACCGTTATTGAGATAAAGAATGTTTCTGTTTTTCAGAAATCGAATTTAGTGTTAACCGATGTAAATATTGAAATAGACAAAGGCGAATTTGTATATTTAATTGGTGAAACCGGAAGTGGTAAAAGCAGCTTGTTAAAAATATTATATGGTGAATTGCATTTGAATGAAGGCATAGGAAAAGTTTCAGGCTTCGATTTAAAGGCTCTGAAGATAAAAGAAGTTCCATTTTTGAGGAGAAAATTAGGAATTGTTTTTCAGGATTTTCAATTGTTAAGTGATAGGAGTGTGAACGAAAATTTACTTTTTGTGATGCGAGCAACCGGATGGGTGGATAAAACAAAAATGCAGGAAAGGTGTCAAGAAGTATTGAATAAAGTTGGATTAGGCACCAAAGGATTTAAAATGCCACATGAACTTTCCGGGGGTGAGCAACAACGCGTTTCAATTGCAAGAGCTTTGGTAAATGATCCCGAAATTATTTTAGCAGATGAACCCACTGGAAATCTTGATCCAAAAACTTCGGAAGAAATAATGACCTTGCTATTTGAAATCTGTAAAACCGGTCGTGCTATTTTAATGGCTACTCATGACTATTCATTATTTAAAAAATTCCCATCGCGCACCATTAAGTGTGAAGCAGGTAGAATTGTTGATTCAAAAATTTCGGTTGCAGGCATGTTGTAA